One Halanaerobiaceae bacterium ANBcell28 genomic window carries:
- the nifE gene encoding nitrogenase iron-molybdenum cofactor biosynthesis protein NifE, with amino-acid sequence MEIKKFKTLEERKKSISLKVENKQADIDCHKESLAGAVSQRACVYSGARVVLNPITDAYHLVHGPIGCASYTWDIRGSLSSGEETYRNSFSTDLREKDIIFGGEEKLDAAISELVEKYQAKFIFVYATCVVGVIGDDIEAICRKAEEEYNITVIPVQAAGFAGNKMSGYKAAGQALLELMNKKEHESISEEIKENNNIKISRATPKINLLGDFNLAGEMWIIKDYLSKIGLEVNAGLTGDSNCQQIMKVPEADLNIVQCAGSMVFLAKRLKKKYGIPFMKISFVGIEDTVSSLYKIAEFFSDYKMQYDIARLVEEKYRGISQELDRCCKNLAGKKAAIYVGGGFKAISLIKQFKSLGMQTALVGTQTGNAEDYQTINELVDEGTVILDDANPNELEYFMREKEVDILAGGVKERPLAYKLGVAFCDHNHERKHPLLAFEGALNFAREVDQTINSPVWKYVRRELL; translated from the coding sequence ATGGAAATTAAAAAGTTTAAAACATTGGAGGAGAGGAAAAAGTCAATTTCTCTAAAGGTTGAGAATAAACAGGCGGATATTGACTGTCATAAAGAAAGCCTGGCAGGTGCTGTTAGTCAGCGGGCCTGTGTATATTCTGGAGCAAGGGTTGTTTTGAATCCTATCACAGATGCTTACCACCTGGTCCATGGTCCTATTGGTTGTGCTAGCTATACCTGGGATATTCGAGGAAGTTTGAGTAGTGGAGAAGAAACTTATCGCAACAGTTTTTCTACTGATTTGCGGGAAAAGGATATCATCTTTGGTGGGGAAGAGAAACTTGATGCAGCAATTAGTGAATTAGTGGAAAAATATCAGGCCAAGTTCATTTTTGTTTATGCTACCTGTGTTGTTGGAGTAATAGGTGATGATATTGAAGCAATCTGTAGAAAAGCAGAAGAAGAATATAATATTACTGTTATACCTGTTCAGGCTGCTGGATTTGCAGGAAACAAGATGAGTGGCTATAAGGCAGCTGGGCAGGCCCTATTAGAGTTGATGAATAAGAAAGAACATGAATCAATAAGTGAAGAAATTAAAGAAAATAATAATATAAAAATATCAAGAGCTACTCCAAAAATAAACCTATTAGGCGATTTTAATTTAGCAGGAGAAATGTGGATCATAAAAGATTATCTAAGTAAAATCGGCTTAGAAGTAAATGCAGGCTTAACTGGCGATTCTAATTGCCAGCAGATTATGAAAGTGCCTGAGGCAGATTTAAATATTGTTCAATGTGCTGGTTCTATGGTTTTTCTGGCTAAAAGATTGAAAAAGAAATATGGTATACCTTTTATGAAAATTAGTTTTGTGGGAATTGAAGATACTGTTTCTTCTCTATATAAGATTGCTGAGTTTTTTAGTGATTATAAGATGCAATACGATATTGCTAGATTAGTGGAGGAGAAATATCGGGGTATAAGTCAGGAATTGGATCGATGTTGTAAAAACTTAGCAGGTAAAAAGGCAGCAATCTATGTTGGTGGTGGCTTTAAGGCTATTTCCTTAATAAAGCAGTTTAAAAGCCTGGGAATGCAAACTGCTCTTGTAGGAACTCAGACTGGTAATGCTGAAGATTATCAGACAATAAATGAGCTGGTTGATGAAGGTACAGTAATTCTGGATGATGCAAACCCTAATGAGCTGGAATATTTTATGAGGGAAAAAGAAGTAGATATCCTGGCTGGTGGTGTTAAAGAAAGACCACTGGCTTATAAATTAGGTGTTGCTTTTTGTGATCATAATCATGAGCGTAAACATCCACTATTAGCTTTTGAAGGTGCACTAAACTTTGCCCGGGAAGTAGATCAAACTATTAACAGTCCAGTCTGGAAATATGTTAGAAGAGAGCTATTGTAA
- a CDS encoding nitrogenase component 1 — translation MDKNIKNLNINPCKMCMPMGAALAMKGIENSIMFLHGSQGCSTYIRRHMATHFNEPVDIASSSLTETGTVYGGKDNLYKGLENTINLYQPEIIATATTCLAETIGEDIDGLLREYKLNYNKSVNIIPVTTPGYGGSQYEGYYLTLRKVLETLSFKTVKEGHINIITAGMTPGDIRRLKEIVESFSLDYIIFPDISETLDGTIVKDYKKIPKGGTSISDIKRMSGAIATIEFAKLVKADISPGKYLEEEYAVPLYNIAVPIGLENTDVLVNLLSEISGKEIPEKLRKAKGRMLDGMIDAHKYNAEGKAAVFGEPELVYSVSTLCLENGIKPTIIATGSEAKQLRKLLNNDLLSLNQDGLILDDIDFEEIRKLAVEGGTNILIGNSDGHFITERDGIPLVRIGFPIHDHIGAQRKVFIGYEGSIRFLEDITNTLLDRKHDSYRERMYQQYYK, via the coding sequence ATGGATAAGAATATAAAGAATCTCAACATAAATCCCTGTAAAATGTGTATGCCAATGGGGGCTGCTCTGGCTATGAAAGGAATTGAAAATAGTATTATGTTTCTTCATGGTTCGCAGGGTTGTAGTACCTATATTAGGAGGCATATGGCGACTCACTTTAATGAACCGGTTGATATTGCATCTTCTTCTTTAACTGAAACAGGTACGGTATATGGTGGTAAAGATAACTTATATAAGGGTTTAGAAAATACCATTAACTTATATCAGCCTGAAATCATTGCTACAGCCACTACCTGTTTAGCCGAAACAATTGGAGAAGATATAGATGGTTTACTTAGAGAGTATAAGTTAAATTACAATAAGTCTGTCAATATTATACCAGTAACTACTCCAGGTTATGGTGGGAGCCAATATGAAGGATATTATCTAACATTAAGGAAAGTACTTGAAACTCTTTCTTTTAAGACAGTAAAAGAGGGGCATATCAATATTATTACTGCGGGCATGACTCCAGGAGATATTAGAAGACTAAAGGAAATCGTTGAAAGTTTTTCTCTAGATTATATTATTTTCCCTGACATTTCAGAAACTCTTGATGGAACAATAGTAAAAGATTATAAAAAAATACCTAAAGGTGGGACTTCGATCAGTGATATTAAAAGAATGTCAGGAGCTATTGCAACTATAGAGTTTGCGAAATTAGTAAAAGCTGATATATCTCCAGGGAAATATCTTGAAGAAGAGTATGCTGTTCCTTTATACAATATCGCCGTTCCAATTGGTCTTGAAAATACTGATGTATTAGTAAATCTTTTATCTGAAATATCCGGCAAAGAAATTCCTGAAAAATTGCGTAAAGCAAAAGGCCGCATGTTAGATGGAATGATAGATGCCCATAAATATAATGCTGAAGGGAAAGCAGCAGTTTTTGGTGAACCTGAACTGGTTTATAGTGTAAGCACTTTATGTCTAGAGAACGGTATCAAGCCTACTATTATTGCTACTGGAAGTGAAGCAAAACAATTAAGAAAATTACTCAATAATGATTTGCTGTCTCTTAATCAAGATGGCCTAATCTTAGATGACATAGATTTTGAAGAAATAAGGAAATTGGCAGTGGAAGGAGGCACTAATATCTTAATAGGTAATTCTGATGGTCATTTTATTACTGAGAGAGATGGGATTCCTTTAGTGAGAATTGGATTTCCTATTCATGATCATATTGGTGCTCAAAGAAAGGTTTTTATTGGTTATGAAGGTTCAATAAGGTTTTTAGAGGATATTACTAATACACTTCTAGATAGAAAGCATGATAGCTATCGGGAAAGAATGTATCAGCAATATTATAAGTAG
- the nifK gene encoding nitrogenase molybdenum-iron protein subunit beta — translation MSNTAVNIKGKKKEIQDRSSLVVNPAKTCQPIGAMYAALGINSCLPHSHGSQGCCSYHRMHLTRHFRDPIVASTSSFTEGASVFGGKSNLKTAAKNIFRIYDPEVIAVSTTCLSETIGDDMFSIISDIDIPEGKTIIYANTPSYIGSHITGFANMVKGMVNCLSEKKEDYVTSDINIIPGFVNPADMREIKRITKLMKVPYTLFPDTSGVVDSPMTGKYEMYPEGGVTVEELKNTGNAKATIALGSFASADGAYELEKKCDVIPYILKTPIGVQATDQYLMQLSKITGEDVPASLEIERGQVVDIMTDTHFHFHGKRVAIFGDPDIVISMTEFVLSLGMVPAYVLTGTPGKAFEKEVKSILETAGVEGKVKASADLLTLHEWIKDQPVDILIGNTYGKYIAKEEDLPLVRVGFPILDRSVHSYLPIVGYRGAIRLIEMISNALLDRQDRDTDLEDMELVM, via the coding sequence CGTTGGTAGTTAATCCAGCTAAAACCTGTCAACCGATTGGGGCTATGTATGCAGCTTTGGGAATTAACTCCTGTTTGCCTCATAGTCATGGTTCGCAGGGATGTTGCTCCTATCACCGGATGCATTTAACCAGACATTTTAGAGATCCGATTGTTGCTTCTACTAGTTCATTTACTGAGGGGGCTTCAGTATTTGGTGGTAAATCTAACCTAAAGACAGCTGCTAAAAATATTTTCAGGATCTATGATCCAGAAGTAATTGCTGTTAGTACTACATGCTTATCTGAAACTATTGGGGATGATATGTTTTCAATTATTTCTGATATTGATATACCAGAAGGGAAAACAATTATCTATGCTAATACTCCAAGTTATATCGGCTCTCATATTACTGGTTTTGCTAATATGGTTAAGGGAATGGTTAATTGTCTGTCTGAAAAAAAAGAAGACTATGTTACAAGTGATATCAATATTATACCTGGCTTTGTAAACCCTGCTGATATGAGAGAAATTAAGAGAATAACAAAACTAATGAAAGTACCTTATACCCTTTTTCCTGATACCAGTGGTGTAGTAGATTCACCAATGACCGGTAAGTATGAAATGTATCCAGAGGGTGGAGTTACTGTAGAAGAACTTAAAAATACGGGTAATGCTAAGGCTACCATTGCTTTAGGAAGTTTTGCTTCAGCTGATGGAGCTTATGAATTAGAAAAGAAATGTGATGTTATCCCATATATCTTAAAAACTCCTATTGGCGTTCAGGCTACGGATCAGTATTTAATGCAATTATCAAAAATAACAGGTGAAGATGTTCCTGCTTCTCTGGAGATTGAGCGGGGTCAGGTGGTTGATATTATGACTGATACTCATTTCCATTTCCATGGTAAACGAGTTGCCATTTTTGGTGATCCTGATATTGTAATCAGCATGACTGAATTCGTTTTATCTTTAGGTATGGTGCCAGCTTATGTATTAACAGGAACACCTGGTAAAGCCTTCGAAAAAGAAGTTAAGTCAATTCTGGAAACAGCCGGTGTAGAAGGCAAAGTTAAGGCTTCAGCAGATTTATTAACACTTCACGAGTGGATTAAAGATCAGCCAGTTGATATTTTAATTGGAAATACCTATGGCAAGTATATTGCTAAAGAAGAGGATCTTCCTTTAGTAAGGGTTGGTTTCCCAATTCTAGATAGAAGTGTCCATAGTTATCTGCCAATTGTAGGTTATAGAGGAGCTATCAGACTAATTGAAATGATAAGTAATGCTTTATTAGATAGACAGGATAGAGATACTGACCTGGAAGACATGGAACTGGTTATGTAA